In the Novosphingobium sp. 9 genome, one interval contains:
- a CDS encoding rhamnogalacturonan lyase → MLVDWRLLKQDPENARFQIFRNGKLVHTTTPLEASAWHDPQGQGKDSYAVQRLGERTKPTPAIAFPNGYLSIPLTPPPSGTTPDGQAYSYTANDASVGDLDGDGRYEIILKWDPTNSHDNSQSGYTGDVFLDAYRLDGTRLWRIDLGPNIRAGAHYTQFLVYDFDGDGRAEVAMKTADGTIDGTGKAIGDAKADWRSHDGEVAQRDRTGAKVLADGTMVAQMKGRIVRGPEYLTVFEGLTGKALATAPYDPPRYPGGNPTPEQLAASWGDGYANRSDRFLAGVAYLDGHLPSMVFGRGYYARTALAAWDWRGGKLTERWLFDSATPGNQDYGNRGNHQLAVADVDNDGRDEVIYGSMAIDDNGKGLWTDPLFHGDAMHVSDLDPARPGLEKFGVFEEVRSNGHIGSGLLDARTGEVLWSKPAETDTGRGLAADIDPRHWGAEFWGSNSPDLFDTAGKPIGPHPKQTNFAIWWDGDLLRELLDGTTIYKWDWQDGVSVPLLSPTGLASNNSTKATPALSADILGDWREEVVWRSADNRELRIYSTPYPTTHRMVTLMQDPTYRLSIAWQNTAYNQPPHPGFYLGARKDGSR, encoded by the coding sequence ATGCTGGTGGACTGGCGCCTCCTGAAGCAGGACCCCGAGAATGCCCGCTTCCAGATCTTTCGGAACGGCAAGCTCGTCCACACCACCACGCCGCTGGAAGCCAGCGCCTGGCATGATCCGCAAGGTCAGGGAAAAGACAGCTACGCGGTACAGAGGCTGGGAGAGCGCACCAAGCCTACCCCGGCCATCGCGTTCCCTAACGGCTATCTTTCGATCCCGCTCACCCCGCCGCCGTCCGGCACCACGCCCGATGGACAAGCCTATTCCTACACCGCCAACGATGCCAGCGTGGGCGATCTCGACGGCGACGGACGCTATGAGATCATCCTGAAGTGGGACCCGACCAATAGCCACGACAACAGCCAGAGCGGCTATACCGGCGATGTCTTCCTCGATGCCTACCGCCTCGACGGAACGCGGCTCTGGCGGATCGACCTTGGTCCCAACATCCGCGCAGGCGCCCACTATACCCAGTTCCTCGTCTACGATTTCGACGGCGACGGGCGCGCCGAAGTGGCGATGAAGACGGCGGACGGCACAATAGACGGCACCGGCAAGGCGATCGGCGATGCCAAGGCCGACTGGCGCAGCCATGATGGCGAGGTTGCCCAGCGCGACCGCACCGGCGCCAAGGTGCTGGCGGATGGCACCATGGTTGCCCAGATGAAGGGACGGATCGTGCGCGGCCCCGAATATCTCACCGTGTTCGAGGGGCTGACCGGCAAGGCGCTGGCCACCGCCCCTTACGATCCGCCGCGCTATCCCGGCGGCAATCCCACGCCCGAGCAACTCGCCGCCAGTTGGGGGGATGGATACGCCAACCGCTCGGACCGGTTCCTGGCGGGCGTCGCCTATCTCGACGGCCATCTGCCCAGCATGGTGTTCGGGCGTGGGTACTATGCCCGCACGGCGCTGGCGGCATGGGACTGGCGCGGCGGCAAGCTGACCGAGCGCTGGCTGTTCGACAGTGCGACACCTGGCAATCAGGACTATGGCAATCGCGGCAACCACCAGCTCGCCGTGGCCGATGTCGACAACGACGGACGCGACGAGGTGATCTACGGATCGATGGCCATCGACGACAACGGCAAGGGCCTGTGGACCGACCCGCTGTTCCACGGCGATGCCATGCATGTGAGCGACCTCGACCCCGCCCGCCCCGGCCTCGAAAAATTCGGCGTCTTCGAGGAAGTGCGCAGCAACGGCCACATCGGATCGGGCCTGCTCGACGCGCGCACCGGCGAAGTGCTGTGGTCGAAACCCGCCGAGACCGACACCGGGCGCGGCCTCGCCGCCGATATCGACCCGCGACACTGGGGTGCCGAGTTCTGGGGTTCCAACTCACCCGACCTGTTCGACACGGCGGGCAAGCCCATCGGCCCGCATCCCAAGCAGACCAACTTCGCGATCTGGTGGGACGGCGACCTGCTGCGCGAACTGCTCGACGGCACGACCATCTACAAGTGGGACTGGCAGGACGGCGTATCGGTGCCGCTGCTCTCACCCACCGGCCTTGCCTCCAACAACTCGACCAAGGCGACACCCGCCCTTTCCGCCGACATTCTGGGCGACTGGCGCGAGGAAGTGGTCTGGCGCAGCGCCGACAATCGCGAGTTGCGGATCTATTCCACGCCCTATCCCACCACGCACCGCATG
- a CDS encoding TonB-dependent receptor, with product MLKHVTESASKIRTKSKSRSMAVGASGLAITIAMTVSSPLYAQTSSGSESNPPQEIGGRDKRPAEELDRRTAEQIIGTASDIVVVGTRASLQSAINRKKNANTVVDSIVADDIASFPDKNIGDSLARITGVQLSRDFGEGTQVSIRGVEPDLNRVEINGVSQVSATGERAGDFREFATELVKSIDVYKGYSVNLTEGGIGGTVSIETRKPLDLKGPLATGVISGQHLDTTENWKPRVTFVAGTPKLFIDGLGAMVNMTYSDVSTRQDYISNTNWSRLADFDHSDQKTVADPKYANYNTYASCAGVGGATTAAATANRLACETQFFDWAPTVPRYRNLVREDKRLSSDFVLQYQAAPNFKAYVEAQINTRTQNLQDTNYSVDLTRFQRFNLDPQLAAGANGGTSRPQVQLGTSTVNENHVVTSLTTALNAVNIGTAAAPNYNGAANIVGVQRRDFSYDQNSKYYSGGFTWELSRLKFDGMASYAKAHTDSETNLIAVGTSVAGIGIDRNNALGIPVFNFPSNFDPADPNVYGDLTRTGANGQVLPIYGPTLQYRPAEYNNTEMQFKLDGDWEIDHPIVNKIEFGIQGREQKFLNYAGGGSRLIDPTTLTYQSTANVSYTTVIQDTPAAQNGNTFYLTPAQYQSLITQLGGVTGGAPLYSGLQNAPSGIPGRLAYLNFDPDVLSQYYDLSGFDHDLVKEANGLPQIPQAKITEKIYAGYIMADIDMPVFGMRLTGNAGIRWTHTEDTGLGTNISRVTRLNASGGTETVVLAAQEASIKNSYTDWLPAFNANLAITPTLSLRANYAKNLARPRPTDLVPNINCLDDTTIAAADDVCTAGNPDLKPYRADQWELNLAWYPNPDTMISLGYYKKYESTFVIPNVLRSGVDLFHDGITYTVRQPINGYGSLLDGVEVSAQTVFSFLPKPFDGFGITGNMTYARAIRTNLTNSATNEPLKEYPGLSTYTYNASIFYDKGILNARLNYNYRSKWLVTVLDANNGNNPIYRKGEGYLDGKITLRFPEQHFSVFFEMQNILKEYSKTYINKDMPVELYYPGQRMFIGVQAKL from the coding sequence ATGCTCAAGCATGTCACTGAAAGTGCGTCCAAAATCCGCACGAAATCCAAGTCGCGTTCCATGGCGGTGGGCGCTTCCGGATTGGCGATCACGATCGCGATGACGGTATCCTCACCGCTCTATGCTCAGACAAGTTCCGGATCAGAGAGTAATCCACCACAGGAAATCGGGGGGCGCGACAAGAGACCGGCCGAGGAACTTGATCGCCGGACAGCAGAGCAGATCATCGGGACGGCGAGCGACATCGTCGTCGTCGGCACCCGTGCCTCGTTGCAGTCGGCTATCAATCGCAAGAAGAATGCAAATACCGTCGTCGATTCGATTGTCGCCGATGATATCGCCAGCTTTCCCGACAAGAATATCGGCGATTCACTTGCGCGCATTACTGGCGTTCAGCTCAGCCGCGACTTTGGCGAGGGAACGCAGGTTTCGATCCGTGGCGTCGAGCCTGACCTCAACCGTGTCGAGATCAACGGCGTCAGCCAGGTCAGCGCCACTGGCGAACGCGCGGGCGATTTTCGCGAATTCGCGACCGAACTGGTCAAGTCGATCGACGTCTACAAGGGCTATTCGGTAAACCTGACCGAAGGCGGTATCGGCGGTACGGTCAGCATCGAGACGCGCAAGCCGCTGGATCTCAAGGGGCCGCTGGCAACCGGCGTGATTTCCGGGCAGCACCTCGACACGACCGAGAACTGGAAGCCGCGCGTCACCTTCGTGGCCGGCACGCCCAAGCTGTTCATCGATGGCCTCGGTGCCATGGTCAACATGACCTACAGCGACGTCAGCACGCGTCAGGACTACATCTCGAACACCAATTGGTCGCGTCTGGCAGACTTCGATCATTCCGATCAGAAGACGGTCGCCGATCCCAAGTACGCAAATTACAATACTTATGCGAGCTGCGCCGGTGTTGGTGGCGCGACTACGGCGGCGGCGACAGCCAATCGTCTGGCTTGCGAAACCCAGTTCTTCGACTGGGCACCCACGGTCCCGCGCTATCGTAACCTGGTGCGGGAAGACAAGCGCCTCTCCAGCGATTTCGTGCTGCAATATCAGGCCGCCCCGAATTTCAAGGCCTATGTCGAGGCGCAGATCAACACGCGCACGCAGAACCTGCAGGACACCAACTATTCGGTGGATCTGACGCGGTTCCAGCGGTTCAATCTTGATCCGCAACTTGCAGCGGGTGCCAATGGCGGAACGTCTCGTCCGCAGGTTCAGCTGGGAACTTCGACGGTCAACGAAAATCACGTCGTGACGAGCCTCACAACGGCCCTCAATGCAGTGAATATCGGTACGGCCGCAGCGCCCAACTATAACGGCGCGGCAAATATCGTCGGCGTGCAGCGTCGCGATTTCAGTTATGACCAGAACTCGAAATACTATTCGGGCGGCTTTACCTGGGAACTGAGCCGATTGAAGTTCGACGGCATGGCATCGTATGCCAAGGCGCACACGGACAGCGAAACCAATCTGATCGCGGTCGGAACGAGCGTTGCCGGGATCGGCATTGATCGTAATAACGCGCTGGGAATTCCGGTTTTCAACTTCCCTTCGAATTTCGATCCGGCAGACCCGAATGTGTACGGGGATCTGACGCGAACGGGGGCGAATGGCCAGGTCCTGCCGATCTATGGGCCGACCCTGCAATATCGCCCGGCCGAGTACAACAACACCGAAATGCAGTTCAAGCTCGATGGCGACTGGGAAATCGACCACCCCATCGTCAACAAGATCGAGTTCGGTATCCAGGGACGTGAGCAGAAGTTTCTGAACTATGCCGGTGGCGGTTCGCGTCTGATCGACCCCACCACGCTGACTTATCAGTCGACTGCGAACGTTTCCTATACGACCGTTATTCAGGATACGCCGGCAGCGCAAAACGGTAACACGTTCTATCTGACACCGGCCCAATACCAGAGCCTGATTACGCAGCTTGGCGGCGTGACCGGAGGCGCTCCGCTGTACTCCGGCTTGCAGAATGCGCCTTCCGGTATTCCGGGGCGGCTAGCCTATCTGAATTTCGACCCCGATGTGCTCTCGCAGTATTATGATCTGTCCGGCTTCGATCATGATCTGGTCAAGGAGGCCAACGGCCTGCCGCAGATTCCGCAGGCCAAGATCACCGAAAAGATTTATGCGGGCTATATCATGGCCGACATCGACATGCCGGTGTTCGGAATGCGCCTGACGGGCAACGCCGGTATCCGCTGGACCCATACCGAGGATACTGGGCTGGGCACGAACATCAGCCGTGTCACGCGCCTCAATGCCAGCGGCGGCACGGAAACGGTCGTGCTGGCAGCGCAGGAAGCCTCGATCAAGAATTCGTACACGGACTGGCTGCCGGCCTTCAACGCCAATCTCGCGATCACGCCGACGCTGTCGTTGCGGGCCAACTATGCCAAGAACCTGGCACGGCCCCGGCCGACCGATCTGGTGCCCAATATCAACTGCCTTGACGACACGACGATTGCGGCGGCTGATGACGTCTGCACCGCAGGTAACCCGGACCTGAAGCCCTATCGTGCGGACCAGTGGGAACTGAACCTTGCCTGGTATCCCAACCCGGACACGATGATCAGCCTGGGATATTACAAGAAGTACGAAAGTACCTTTGTCATTCCGAACGTGCTGCGCAGCGGGGTGGATTTGTTCCACGACGGCATCACCTATACCGTTCGCCAGCCGATCAACGGCTATGGATCGCTGCTCGACGGTGTCGAAGTCAGCGCGCAGACGGTCTTCTCGTTCCTGCCTAAGCCGTTCGATGGCTTCGGTATTACCGGCAACATGACGTATGCCCGCGCGATCCGCACCAACCTGACCAACAGTGCGACGAACGAACCGCTGAAGGAATATCCGGGTCTTTCGACGTACACGTACAATGCGAGCATTTTCTACGACAAGGGCATCCTCAACGCCCGTCTGAACTACAACTATCGCTCGAAGTGGCTGGTGACGGTGCTCGATGCCAACAACGGCAACAATCCGATCTACCGCAAGGGCGAGGGCTATCTTGACGGCAAGATCACGCTGCGCTTCCCCGAGCAGCATTTCAGCGTGTTCTTCGAGATGCAGAACATCCTCAAGGAATATTCCAAGACCTATATCAACAAGGACATGCCGGTAGAACTCTACTATCCCGGCCAGCGCATGTTTATCGGCGTTCAGGCCAAGCTCTGA